tcgttttttcaattcgttttgtagctggagtcagcccaaacaactaCTGTTCATCGGTCATCACGTCTTGCACATGATGCCAAGCGTTGACGCAAAGCGTCAATTTGTTTACCTGTTACAAACAAAGTGATTTCTAGAGCGGAATTTTACGTGGCCATTCGTTGTATAATTATGTttcaacagggacagtaaaacatgaagaatacacCAGTGACTCGCATGCCATCCTGGCATGTTGCTAAATGCTACCGCCATGCAGTAGCACTGCTcggtcactgctggagtactggctattctttgtgtttactgtccctgttaatatatatcgaCACGAGTATCGCATTAGACTAATATGGAGCTGTTTTATCAAACTGGCACGTAaaatccgctttaaaaatcattttgtttttaacAAGAAATGAACCGACACTCTCTGTCGCCGCTGAGCATTGCGTgagtgaaagacgtgatgagccgCATTTGTTTGGGCTACAAACTGCGAAAACGAAATTGTTAATATCTACCGAAACAAAAAAGAGAAAGCTGCTAACTACTCTTAGGAGGGAAACCAGTTATAccatgtatttgtagttgcagtttGTCTTTTACCATGCTAAGCATATCTTCCGTTGTCTGTCGTGGTCGAAAGATGGCACTGTTGTTGGTTTCTCCTAGAAGTCTCGCAATTTTGACTGAATGATCTTCTTTGCAAATGGTTGTACACTCGTTTACTTCAGTACACGTCCAATACGTGCTTCACTGTAGGCAaaacatttttaaagtattgtCACTCAACTGGAAGATTGTCTTTGTCACAAATGACCCATATGTCGTGTGAACTAGAGTTATTAGAATAGTGTACTGCTGTGCTGGATGATGGTATCTCATTACATTTAGACCTCATGTTTTAAGGTACCATCTGCTTTTATTTATTAGCATGTCCTTTGCTGAAgctgattttttaatttttctgtagtttcttaTCAACTGTCATTCGTGTACTGGACTGTAAATGGTGGCACGTAaaatccgctttaaaaatcattttgtttttaactatatatgacggtagtacctgttcctgaaagaacagttaccatagatgaccatgcagctttactagaatgaaatgataattaaaaggacaccccagctgcaaacaggcgttgatatacttcattgaggacatgttgaaaatgtgtgccccgactgagactcgaacccaggatctcctgcttacatggcagatgctctatccatctgagccacagggacttatcccttgcacgctccccatgagatgcacattcccaacatgtccacaccactacattcgtagtgcgcctaataggtgTTTGccaatcatactcattactcgtggcagatttatctaccaagtcccgtacgagttcgggcatagcgtgtgcgtttgcACAAGAAGGTCAGTGGCTGGGAAGCCATATGTTAActatatatgacagtagtatctgttcccgaaagaatagttaccatagatgaccatgcagctttactagaatgaaatgataattaaatggacactctagctgcaaacaggcgttgatatacttcatgtaagcatgagatcccgggttcgagtcccggtcggggcacacattttcaacatgtccccaatgaagtatatcaatgcctgtttgcagctagggtgtccatttaattatcatttcattttgtttttacttcattttacTAATTTTGTTGTTACTTCTTCTGCTCCAAACATCACACTAAATAATGTCAGAAACTAATTCGTGTCTGCATAGCTACAGGGCATGAATTTTCTGTGGATAATCATTCAGTGTTCCTATTGGTCCTAATGATGAAAGTTCACATGTAGGTACACTGTGTAAATGCCACTAACATCAACTGAAAGCTTAACTTAGGTGTGTTGATgacatctttttatttatttttttttcagcttcTAAACTTACTTTCATTGCTGTGCTGCTGTTGGTATCAGCAGTTGTATGTGACTCAAAACCAGCTATGAGAACACCATTGGATGCCATCGACACATGCCTCTTCACCTGTGACTACTGTTACAAGGTTAGTGATGAAATAGTGTTATAGGTTTTTATTTTACAGCAAAGACCAGTTGTCTCCATATGGTTCTACCAGTGACTAGTAGTCAGCACACATGTGGATCCAGGCCTATTTCCATGTCGGggcagaagtcatttctgaagaaaGCACTTTCTTACTCTGCCTTAATTCTAATATTCACTAATTTCAACTATTGTTAGTTAATGAGATGTGCAGCAAATGATTTTTTATCCACATCTGTGCTTTATTTAAGAGTTTGATTGTATTAGATTTAAAGAGGTGATTTAACACATTAAGTGCATAACACATGTTTGCATTAATCATCAGTATCAATGTAACCATGCAAAAATGAAGGTTTTAAGTTCTTGTAACTCCATTACTTGGTTGCCTTTTGTTTAAAAATATGAAGTCGACACCATTGATTTGATTTAATAAGCacagagagacaagaacaacaGTGATCTTAGTCCACTGT
This Schistocerca nitens isolate TAMUIC-IGC-003100 chromosome 1, iqSchNite1.1, whole genome shotgun sequence DNA region includes the following protein-coding sequences:
- the LOC126238032 gene encoding uncharacterized protein LOC126238032, with amino-acid sequence MASKLTFIAVLLLVSAVVCDSKPAMRTPLDAIDTCLFTCDYCYKGRVLLECANECLDREGTMNEKWLMTCPYFGQQVYFE